Proteins found in one Strigops habroptila isolate Jane chromosome 21, bStrHab1.2.pri, whole genome shotgun sequence genomic segment:
- the LOC115618417 gene encoding prolactin-releasing peptide receptor-like — translation MEGDGANTTIYELALQNCSNTSAQFTGVQLIQAFKPLIIPCYALVVLIGIFGNYLLLYVICRTKKMHNITNFFIGNLAFSDMLMCATCVPFTLAYAFNPQGWVFGRFLCYFVFLMQPMTVYVSVFTLTAIAVDRYYATVHPLKKRISVTGCISVVGGIWLLSCGLVAPAIAHTYHVEFRQEGFVICEEFWMEEETQRLAYAYGTLIVTYILPLSAVSLSYICISVKLRNRVVPGHPTQSQAQFDRLRKRKIFRLIVLVVVAFGLCWLPIHVFNIIRDIDINLINKHYFLLIQLLCHWFAMSSSCCNPFLYAWLHDRFCGELRKMFTCKRKIIPAKSCGTADGVL, via the exons ATGGAGGGGGACGGGGCCAACACCACCATCTATGAGCTCGCCCTGCAGAACTGCTCCAACACCAGTGCCCAGTTCACCGGGGTGCAGCTCATCCAGGCCTTCAAGCCCCTCATCATCCCTTGCTATGCCCTGGTCGTCCTCATCGGCATCTTCGGGAACTACCTGCTGCTCTACGTCATCTGCAGGACCAAGAAGATGCACAACATCACCAACTTCTTCATTGGGAACCTGGCGTTCTCCGACATGCTGATGTGCGCCACGTGTGTGCCCTTCACCCTGGCCTATGCCTTCAACCCCCAGGGATGGGTTTTTGGGAGGTTCCTGTGCTACTTCGTCTTCCTGATGCAGCCCATGACTGTCTATGTCTCTGTCTTTACGCTCACAGCCATCGCGGTGGATAG GTACTATGCTACCGTGCACCCCCTGAAGAAGCGCATCTCGGTCACCGGCTGCATCTCAGTGGTGGGGGGCATCTGGCTGCTGTCCTGCGGGCTGGTGGCCCCCGCCATTGCCCACACGTACCACGTGGAGTTCCGGCAGGAGGGCTTTGTCATCTGCGAGGAGTTCTGGATGGAGGAGGAGACGCAGCGCCTGGCCTATGCCTACGGCACCCTCATCGTCACCTACATCCTGCCCCTCTCCGCCGTGTCCCTCTCCTACATCTGCATCTCGGTGAAGCTGAGGAACCGGGTGGTACCCGGCCACCCCACGCAGAGCCAGGCCCAGTTCGACCgcctgaggaagaggaagatcTTCCGCCTCATcgtgctggtggtggtggcttTTGGGCTCTGCTGGCTCCCCATCCACGTCTTCAACATCATCCGCGACATCGACATCAACCTCATCAACAAGCACTACTTCCTCCTCAtccagctgctctgccactgGTTTGCCAtgagctcctcctgctgcaacCCCTTCCTCTATGCTTGGCTCCACGACCGCTTCTGTGGGGAGCTCCGGAAGATGTTCACCTGCAAGAGGAAGATCATCCCTGCCAAGAGCTGTGGGACTGCTGATGGTGTGCTCTGA